The nucleotide sequence CGAACCCATCATCCACCATCAAACTTTCAGCAGGAGTCGTCCGCCCGTCGCGTCCAGCGTCACCTCGCCGCCTGTCAGCGTTGCGCCGCTCAGGGCGTCCTGCCACTCGCCTCCCGGAAGGGTGAGGGTGACGGAATGAGGTTCGGCCCGGCGACTGGCGACAGCGACCACCTGCGCGACGTTCCCTTCGGCGTCCGTCACTTCGCGCAGCAGGGCTATCGCGTCGGCTTCGGCGTGGAGAAAGCGCAGCGCCCCCGTATGCAGCACGGGCGTTTCACGGCGCACCCGCACCAGCGCCCGGACGTGTTCGAGCAGCTCGGTGTCCCACTGCCCCTCGTCCCAGGGCATCGGCTCGCGGCACCAGGGCATGTTGCCGTTGCGCGACTGCGAGAGGCCGATTTCGCTGCCGTAGTACAGGCACGGCACCCCCGCATAGGCCAGCAGGAGGGTCAGCGCGGCGCGGTATTTGGTGCGGTTCCCAGCGAGCCGCCAGTGCGCCCGCCCGATGTCGTGCGATTCGAGCAGGTTGAACATGTTCAGCGCGGCCTGTGGCGGCAGGGCGTGGTAGGCGTCCCAGAGGATTTCGGCCAGTTCTGCGCCGTCCAGCTTGCTCGGTTCACCGAAATAGGTCGCGCCCGCCAGCCACTGCATGACGGGCAACCCGAAGCCGTGGTAGTTCATCGCGCCGTCCTCGCCCTGACCGTCCAGCGCCAGTTCGGGGTCGTAGAAACGCTCGCCGAACACGTAGGCGTCGGCCTTTTCCTGCCGCGCCGCCGCCTTGAGGGTGCGGTGCAGCGGCAGGTTGTCGGCCTCGGTGCCGCCCTTGCCCAGCATGTGCGCCACGTCCAGCCGCCAGCCCGCCGCGCCCCGCCGCAGCCAGTGGCGCACCACGCTCTGCTCGCCGCTGAAAAACTCCTCGACGGCCCGTTCGTTGCCGTAATCGATTTTGGGCAGCGTCGGCACGTCGAAAAAGGAGTGGTAAGGCGGTTTGCCGGGGGTGTCGCGCCAGGTGAACATGGCCCGCTCGGGCGCGTCCTCGGCGGCGAGGGCAGCCTGAAACAGCGCGTTCTCGTTGCCCATGTGGTTGAACACGCCGTCCAAGACGATTTTGATTCCGGCAGCCTCCGCACCTGTCACCAGTTCGTCCCAGGCCGCCTCGCCGCCCAGATGCGGGTCGACGGCGCGGTAATCGGTGATGTCGTAGCGGTGGTTGCTGGGCGAGGTGAAAATCGGCGTGAGCCACAGCCCCGTGACGCCGAGGCTTTTCAGGTACGGCAGCGCCTGCGTGATGCCCGCGAGGTCGCCGCCGTAGTGCCCGTGAATGTCGCCCCAGGCGTCTACGGGGTGGTTCCAGTCCACCCGCTCGACGGGGCGGCCCTCGTAAATATATTCGCCGGTCTGCACGTCGTTTTCGGGGTCGCCGTTGCGGAAACGGTCGGGGAAAATCTGGTAAAAGACCGATTTCCACGCCCATTCCGGGGCGCTGTAGCCCGCAAGGTACTGAAACCACGAACGGAAGCCCCGGCGCGAGTGGTGCAGCCCCAGCCGCGTGAGGTTGAGGTGGTCGCCGGGCAGGTCGAGTTGCCAGGCGTAGCGCACGCGGGCCTCGTGCAGCGGGAGTTCGGCCTCGAACCAGCGGCCCTCGCCCGCCAGCCCGGTCACTTCCTGGGCGGGCAACGTCTCGATTTCACCCACCTGCACGACTTTGAGCCGCACCCCTTCGACCGGCAGGGTGGTCCTCAGCCGAATGCGGACGTGGCCGCCCAGGGGTGCGCCGAGCTGAGCGGTGTAGCCGGGGGTGTGGTCGTGCTGGGCGGGCAGGGCAGCGGTCAGGTGCATGGAAACTCCTTGGAGCGTTGGGCAAAAAGACCTTGCGTGTCTTTGTCGAGCGAAGGGGGGTGAAAACGGGAGAGCAGTTCTCCGAGTGACAGCAAAATGCGGCTCCGGCACAGCCTTTCCCTGAAGTCTCGGGGAGAGGTCGTGCCGGAGGGGGCAAGCGTTGCCTTCGGGTTTGCAGGCAAGTGTGCGGGAAAAGGGCGTCGGGGTCAAGGCCAGGGGAGTTCTGGACTGTCCCCGGCCACTGGCTGCTGAAACTTCAGGCCACCAGTTCAGGACACCAGTTCAGGACACGAGGCGGGCGTCGTCCTGCTCGGCCATCAGGTGCAGGAAGGCGTCCACGTACTGCGGGTCGAAGTGCGCTCCGGCCCCGGCGCGGATTTCCTGCAGGGCGCGTTCCTGGGTCCAGGCCGGCTTGTAGGGCCGCTCGCTGGTCAGCGCGTCGTACACGTCGATGATGCTGAAAATACGGGCCGCGTCGGGAATGTTCGCCCCGCGCAGGCCCGAGGGGTAGCCGGTGCCGTCCCAGCGCTCGTGGTGGTACCGCACGAGGTCGAGCGTTTCGGCGGGCAGAAAGTGGAGGTCCTGAAGCATCTCGTACCCGACCGACGTGTGCGAACGGATGACCTGCCGCTCCTGGGCGTCGAGCGGACCGTTCTTGTGCAGAATCCGGTCCGGAATGGCGATCTTGCCCAGGTCGTGCAGGTAGGCCCCCCAGCGCAGCGCCCGCACCTGCTCCTCGTCCCAGCCCAGGCGCCGGGCCAGTCGGGTCGAGAGGTTGACCACCCGCGCCGTGTGGCCCCCGGTTTCGTCGTCGCGCCGCTCCAGGGCCGCACCCAGAGAGCGCAGGGTCAATTCGTTCGCTTCGCGCAGGTTGCGGTTGGCCCGTTCCTGGCCGAGCTGCGCCCCCAGCAAGCGGGCAAACGACTCGGTCACGCCGCGCTCCTCGGAGGAAAAGGGCTGCCCGGTGGGCCGGGACAGAATCAGCAGGCCCAGGTGGGTCGAGTCGCGCCCGTAGACCTCAGCCACGTGAAAGGACTGGCGCTGGTCGCGGCCGAGCAGGGCCAGGACTTCCTCGGCGACCCAGTGGTCGGCCTGCACCGAGCGGCTGTCGTTGTCGCTGGGATGCACCGGCTTGTTCAGGAAATCCTCGAACGCCCCCTGCGCGGCCATCACATACGGCGTGCCCTGGCGGTAGGCGACGAAGGCGAGGTTGGGCGCCACCTGCAACTTCACCAGGATGTTCAGACCGGCGCGAATAATCGCCTCGTCGTTGCGGGCCTCGTTTAACCGCTCGGAGCCGCTGCGCAGCGCACTGACCACGTTGCGCCGCCACCTCAGCTCCTGATCCTGGTTCTGGTCGTGCAGCAGCAGCCACGCCAGCGCCACGATGGTCAGCAGCGCCCCCACCAGCATGTCGGCGGTGGGAGCGCTGCTGCCCTGGGTCGCCAGGGAAGCCAGAAATGCCACGGGGTACGCCGCCAGTCCCGCCCAGCGCAGCGCTCCCCCCAGGCTGAGGGCCACCGCCGCCGCCAGCAGCGCCGCTCCAATCATCAGCCCTTGCTGGTCCTGAAACGCCGCGTACCCGACAGCAACTACAGCCAACACCAACAAAGCGAGAAGCAGAGGGCGAGAAGAAACCACGAAAGTCAATCTAGCACCCGGACCGAAATCTCCGGGCGGCAAGGCTCAGAGCATTTGACAAAAAGACGTTATACGGATTTCGCTAAATTCCTGCACAGTCGGAACTACACCGCCTGTGCATCCATATCGCAAAATCCGTATCTTTTCCTACTCCTTTCAGTCGGATTGAATCCAGAAATCTGCTGGATTCAATCGGAATCCGTATTACGTCTTTTTGGCGAGCGGACTGGGACAGCTCGCAGAGAGCGAGTGCAAAACACGGAGCAGGGCGGACTTGCAAAGCTCTGCGGGGCAGCTCTGCGAGTCCGCAGCAGACTGGGACAGCTCCGCAGGAGAGAATGAAGTGATGCGGGGTGCCGTTCCGCGCATCACTCCATTCGGAGAACTGCTCTAGGCCGGTTGCAGGTCGAGCAGACGGTTTTTGGCGTCCACCAGCACCACTTTCGGCTCCAGGGTGCGGGCTTCTTCCTCGGAGAAGTTGCCGAACGCCGCGATAATCACCATGTCGCCGGGCCGCATCAGGTGCGCGGCGGCGCCGTTGATGCCGATGACGCCGCTGCCACGCGGCCCACTGAGCGCGTAGGTGTGCAGGCGGTTGCCGTTGGTGATGTTCCAGATGTCCACCTTTTCATTGACGAGGATGTCCGCCGCGTCGAGGAGGTCCTGGTCGATGGTCACGCTGCCCACGTAATCCAGGTCCGCCTGGGTCACGGTCGCGCGGTGAATCTTGGCCCTGAACATGATGCGTTCCACGGGGGCGGATTGTAGTGCCTGCGGAGCGGGCCGCAGTGTGTCGCAGTTCCGGCTTGGCCTCCATGCGTGCTTTACTCGGCCCATGCACCTGACAACCCAGCCGTCGTCCCCCGACCTGACCCTGCATTTCGCCGCCAGCACGGACGCGGCGGGGCGAGTGGGCCAGAGCCTCAAGCCCGGCGAACTTCGCCTGCTGGCCCGCCACGAGGCGCACGACGAGGCGCTGGCCCTGGCCCCCACCACGCCCGCCGACGCCCGCGAGGTGGGCCGCGCCCTGGCGAAACTGGCCCGCGAACTGGGGGCCAGCGCCCTGAGCGTGGACGAGTGCGACTTTCCCGCCGCCCTCGCCGGGGCCGCCGCCGCCGCGGGGTGGCAGGACCGCCGTTACAAGGGCGAGGGGGCAGCCGGAGCACTGGAATCTGGCGAAATGCAGCTTCACGTCAGCGGCCTGAGCGAAGCGGAGCGCCGCCGCGTCGAGGGCCTGCTGCGCGGCGTCACCTTTGCCCGCGAGCTGACCAGCGCCCCCGCCAACGTCATCAACCCCGCCACCCTGGCCCGTGAGGCGCGGAGGCTGGCGAGCGAACACCTGCAGGTCGAGGTCTGGGACGAGTCGGACATTCAGGCACGCGGCATGGGCCTGCTGCTGGCGGTGGCGGCGGGCAGCGAAACGGGGCCGCGCCTGATTCGCCTGACCCTCCCGGCGCGGGGGCAACGGCGCAAGGTCATCGCGCTGGTCGGCAAGGGCATCACCTTCGATACGGGCGGCTACTCGCTCAAGGCCGCAGCGGGCATGTACGGCATGAAAAACGACATGGGCGGCGCGGCGGCGGTTCTGGGGGCGATGGCCGCACTCTCCGAATTGCGTGAGCAGGTGCCGGAAGGGGTCGAGGTCCGCGCCTACGTCGCCGCCGCCGAGAACATGGTCGGCCCCCGTGCCATGCGCCCCGGCGACATCTACCGCGCCGCCAACGGCAAGACGGTGGAAGTCACCAACACCGACGCCGAAGGGCGCCTCGTCCTGGGTGACGCGCTGACCGTGGCCTGCGACGAGGGCGCCACCGAGATCATCGACCTCGCCACCCTGACCGGCGTGAAGGTGTCGGCGCTGGGCAACGACATGGCCGCGCTGTTTTGCAACGACCGCGCCCTCGCCGCCGGGCTGGCGCAGGCCGCCGAAAGCGCCGGGGAGATGGTCTGGGAACTGCCGCTGCACCGCCCCTACCTGCGCGGGTACCAGAAAGACACCCTGGCCGACCTGAAAAACAGCGACATGCAGCCTGCCGGGGCGAGCATCAAGGCCGCGCTCTTTTTGCAGGAATTCGTCACCCGGCCCTGGGCGCACCTCGACATCGCGGGCAACGCCGAGAAAGACAGCGTGGCGACCGGCTGGGGCGTGGGCACATTGGTGGAGTACGTGCTGGCGCAGGGCTGAGCACTGAACGGAAAGGGGGCCAGAGGTCGAGTCCTGGCCCCCTCATCCTTTCACCCTCTCTCCTCTCCTCCGCCTACCCCACGCCTACACCGTCGGGTGGACCTTCCCCCCGAGCAGCAGCCGCACCCGCTGCCCCACGCGGCGGTAGAGCGGCGGCGCGTGGCGCTCGCTGAAATCCACCGTGGCCTGCTCGCTGCCCACGTCGTGACCGGCCTGCTCGGTCAGGAAGTAGCGGTGGTCCATAATCCACAGGTACAGGTCGGCCTCGGTGCGGCCCGG is from Deinococcus wulumuqiensis R12 and encodes:
- a CDS encoding M17 family metallopeptidase — protein: MHLTTQPSSPDLTLHFAASTDAAGRVGQSLKPGELRLLARHEAHDEALALAPTTPADAREVGRALAKLARELGASALSVDECDFPAALAGAAAAAGWQDRRYKGEGAAGALESGEMQLHVSGLSEAERRRVEGLLRGVTFARELTSAPANVINPATLAREARRLASEHLQVEVWDESDIQARGMGLLLAVAAGSETGPRLIRLTLPARGQRRKVIALVGKGITFDTGGYSLKAAAGMYGMKNDMGGAAAVLGAMAALSELREQVPEGVEVRAYVAAAENMVGPRAMRPGDIYRAANGKTVEVTNTDAEGRLVLGDALTVACDEGATEIIDLATLTGVKVSALGNDMAALFCNDRALAAGLAQAAESAGEMVWELPLHRPYLRGYQKDTLADLKNSDMQPAGASIKAALFLQEFVTRPWAHLDIAGNAEKDSVATGWGVGTLVEYVLAQG
- the panD gene encoding aspartate 1-decarboxylase, producing MERIMFRAKIHRATVTQADLDYVGSVTIDQDLLDAADILVNEKVDIWNITNGNRLHTYALSGPRGSGVIGINGAAAHLMRPGDMVIIAAFGNFSEEEARTLEPKVVLVDAKNRLLDLQPA
- a CDS encoding alpha-amylase family glycosyl hydrolase — protein: MHLTAALPAQHDHTPGYTAQLGAPLGGHVRIRLRTTLPVEGVRLKVVQVGEIETLPAQEVTGLAGEGRWFEAELPLHEARVRYAWQLDLPGDHLNLTRLGLHHSRRGFRSWFQYLAGYSAPEWAWKSVFYQIFPDRFRNGDPENDVQTGEYIYEGRPVERVDWNHPVDAWGDIHGHYGGDLAGITQALPYLKSLGVTGLWLTPIFTSPSNHRYDITDYRAVDPHLGGEAAWDELVTGAEAAGIKIVLDGVFNHMGNENALFQAALAAEDAPERAMFTWRDTPGKPPYHSFFDVPTLPKIDYGNERAVEEFFSGEQSVVRHWLRRGAAGWRLDVAHMLGKGGTEADNLPLHRTLKAAARQEKADAYVFGERFYDPELALDGQGEDGAMNYHGFGLPVMQWLAGATYFGEPSKLDGAELAEILWDAYHALPPQAALNMFNLLESHDIGRAHWRLAGNRTKYRAALTLLLAYAGVPCLYYGSEIGLSQSRNGNMPWCREPMPWDEGQWDTELLEHVRALVRVRRETPVLHTGALRFLHAEADAIALLREVTDAEGNVAQVVAVASRRAEPHSVTLTLPGGEWQDALSGATLTGGEVTLDATGGRLLLKV
- a CDS encoding HD-GYP domain-containing protein; the protein is MIGAALLAAAVALSLGGALRWAGLAAYPVAFLASLATQGSSAPTADMLVGALLTIVALAWLLLHDQNQDQELRWRRNVVSALRSGSERLNEARNDEAIIRAGLNILVKLQVAPNLAFVAYRQGTPYVMAAQGAFEDFLNKPVHPSDNDSRSVQADHWVAEEVLALLGRDQRQSFHVAEVYGRDSTHLGLLILSRPTGQPFSSEERGVTESFARLLGAQLGQERANRNLREANELTLRSLGAALERRDDETGGHTARVVNLSTRLARRLGWDEEQVRALRWGAYLHDLGKIAIPDRILHKNGPLDAQERQVIRSHTSVGYEMLQDLHFLPAETLDLVRYHHERWDGTGYPSGLRGANIPDAARIFSIIDVYDALTSERPYKPAWTQERALQEIRAGAGAHFDPQYVDAFLHLMAEQDDARLVS